TCAGCCACGGTTCCAGCTCCACAGCAGCGCGCCCACGATTCCGGCCATGACCATCAGGGCGTAGAGGTGCAGGCTGCCCGTCTGCAGGCGCCCGAAGAGGCCGGCCGTCCGCTGCGCCAGCGCGGCGATGCCGTGGAGCGTGCCGTCCAGCACCAGCTTGTCGCCGCCGCGCAGGAACACATGCTCGCTCACCCACGCCAGCGGCGTCACGAACAGGCGTTCGTACAGCTCGTCCACGAAGTACTTCCCCGACAGCAGCCGGTGCAGCGGCAGCAACGACTGCTTCACCGACTCGGCGCGCGAGGGCCTGCCGTAGAACCAGGCCGCGATGCCCAGGCCGGCGAACGCCAGCACCACCGACACACCCAGCAGCAGCGTCTCGAGGTGCTCACGCGACTCCACCACCGGTGGCAGCCCCAGCATCGGCTCGAGGAAGTGCGGCACCGAGACGTAGCCCCCCACCGCCGAGAGGACGGCCAGCAGCAGCAGCACGCCCGTCATCGACGGCGGCGACTCGTGCACATGGTGCTCCACCTCGTGGCTCATGCGCGAGGGACCGAGGAACGTGAGCCACAGCAGCCGGAACATGTAGATGGCCGTCAGCAGCGCCGTCGCGGCGGCCACGGCCCAGAGCCACGGTGCCCCGCCGCGGCTGCTGGCGAAGGCGTACCAGAGGATCTCGTCCTTCGAGAAGAAGCCGGCCAGCCCGGGGATGCCGGCAATGGCGGCGGTGGCGATGGCGAAGGTCCAGAAGGTGAGCGGGATCTTCGTGCGCAGCCCACCCATCTTCCGCACATCCTGCTCGCCGCCGAGCGCGTGGATCACGCTGCCGGCGCCGAGGAAGAGGCAGGCCTTGAAGAAGGCGTGCGTCACGACGTGGAAGATCGCCACGCCGTAGGCGCCCACGCCCAGCGCCAGGAACATGAAGCCGAGCTGCGAGATGGTGGAGTAGGCCAGGACCTTCTTGATGTCGGTCTGGACGATCGCGATGGTGGCGGCGAGGAACGCCGTGGCCACGCCGATCACCGCCATCACCGCCGACGCCGCCGGGGCGTGCATGAACACGCCCGACAGCCGCGCGACCAGGTAGACACCGGCGGTCACCATCGTGGCGGCATGGATCAGCGCCGAGACCGGCGTCGGGCCGGCCATGGCGTCGGGCAGCCACACGTAGAGCGGGATCTGCGCCGACTTGCCCGTCGCACCGATCAGCAGCAGCACCCCCACCAGGTTCGCCGACACCAGCAGGGCGCCGTTCCCGGTCAGGAACGCGCCGTTGATGGTGTCCATGTCGAAGGTGCCGAAGGCCCGGTGCAGGAGGAACATGCCGAGCAGGAACGCGGCGTCACCGATGCGGTTGGTGATGAACGCCTTGCGTCCCGCGCGCGCGTTGGCCGCATCGTCGAACCAGAAGCCGATCAGCAGGTACGAGGCCAGCCCCACGCCCTCCCAGCCGGCGAAGAGCACCAGCAGCGAGCGCCCCAGCACCAGCAGCAGCATGAAGAACAGGAACAGGTTCAGGTACGCGAAGAAGCGCCCGAAGCTCCGGTCCCCGTGCATGTAGCCGGTGGAGTAGACGTGGATCACCGTGCCCACCCCCGTGACCACCAGCAGCATCACGGCGCTGAGGCGGTCGAGGTGGAACGCGATGTCGAAGGTCAGGTCGCCGACGGCCGCCCAGCGGTAGAGCGGCTCGTTGACCGGGGCGAAGCCGTTCGCCTGGAGCTGCAGCACCGCCAGCACCGACAGCGCGAAGGCGGCCAGCGGGAAGGCACAGCCGATGATGCCTGCGAGCCGCTCGGTGCCGGTGCGCCCGCCGAGGGCGGTGTTGAGCACCCCGTTCAGCAGGAACCCGGTGAGCGGCAGGAGGACGATCAGCGCCAGCACGTGATCCATCGACCCTTATCCTTTCAAGTCGGTGTACCGCTCGATGTCCATGGAGCGCGTCTGTCGCACCAGCAGCAGGACAATGGGAATCGCCAGCGCGATCTCGGCGGTGGCCACGACGAAGACGAGGAACACCAGCACGGCCCCCGCCGCGTCGCCGCGCTGCTGCGAGAACGACACGAGGCTGAGGTTCACGCCGTTGAGCATGAGCTCCATGCACATCAGCATCACCAGCGCGTTGCGCCGGATCACCACGCCGAGCAGGCCGAGCGAGAAGAGCCCGAGCGAGAGCCAGAGGAGGAACTGGTGCTTATCCATTGGCGCGCCGGCTGGTGCGGATCACCGCGAGGGCGGCCACGATCGCCGCCACGAGGAAGACCGACGTGAGCTCGAACTCGAGCCAGTAGCGGGTCAGGAAGGCCGACGAGAACCCGGTCATCGAGAACGCCCCCGCCGCGCCGGCCGCCACCGCCGGCGCCGCACCGCGCCAGGTGCCCACGCCGAGTGCCGCCGCCAGCAGCACGAACATCGTCAGGCCGGGGATCCGCCAGCGTGAGAACCGCCGGTCGGCGCCGGCCTCGCGCAGCTCCAGCAGCATGATGACGTAGACCATGAACACCATCACGGCGCCCACGTAGATCAGCACCTGGAATGCCGCGATGAAGTGCACGCCGAGCAGCCCGTAGATCCCGCCGAGCATGACCATCGTCGTGATCAGGGCCAGCGCCACGCGCATGGGCTGCCGGAGGAAGAGCATCGAACCCGCCGCCACGAAGGCGATGATGCCGAACAGGTAGAGCATCAGTGTGTCGATGGTCCGCGGCCTCCCGGTGCTCCCTCGCCCGGCGCCGGTCGCGCGGGCTTGGGTGGATATGGCTTCGCGACGTCCTGCTTCGGGTTCCAGGTCAGCATCTCGTCCATCGTGAGCCACATGGCCCAGCGGTCGCCCGCCACCAGCGACGGCACGTCCTGCTCCATACGGATCGCGTCCTCCGGGCAGGCCTCGATGCACAGGCCACAGAAGACGCAGCGCGAGTAGTCGATCTCGAACCGCACCGGGTACTTCGGGTGCT
This portion of the Gemmatimonadaceae bacterium genome encodes:
- the nuoL gene encoding NADH-quinone oxidoreductase subunit L produces the protein MDHVLALIVLLPLTGFLLNGVLNTALGGRTGTERLAGIIGCAFPLAAFALSVLAVLQLQANGFAPVNEPLYRWAAVGDLTFDIAFHLDRLSAVMLLVVTGVGTVIHVYSTGYMHGDRSFGRFFAYLNLFLFFMLLLVLGRSLLVLFAGWEGVGLASYLLIGFWFDDAANARAGRKAFITNRIGDAAFLLGMFLLHRAFGTFDMDTINGAFLTGNGALLVSANLVGVLLLIGATGKSAQIPLYVWLPDAMAGPTPVSALIHAATMVTAGVYLVARLSGVFMHAPAASAVMAVIGVATAFLAATIAIVQTDIKKVLAYSTISQLGFMFLALGVGAYGVAIFHVVTHAFFKACLFLGAGSVIHALGGEQDVRKMGGLRTKIPLTFWTFAIATAAIAGIPGLAGFFSKDEILWYAFASSRGGAPWLWAVAAATALLTAIYMFRLLWLTFLGPSRMSHEVEHHVHESPPSMTGVLLLLAVLSAVGGYVSVPHFLEPMLGLPPVVESREHLETLLLGVSVVLAFAGLGIAAWFYGRPSRAESVKQSLLPLHRLLSGKYFVDELYERLFVTPLAWVSEHVFLRGGDKLVLDGTLHGIAALAQRTAGLFGRLQTGSLHLYALMVMAGIVGALLWSWNRG
- the nuoK gene encoding NADH-quinone oxidoreductase subunit NuoK, which gives rise to MDKHQFLLWLSLGLFSLGLLGVVIRRNALVMLMCMELMLNGVNLSLVSFSQQRGDAAGAVLVFLVFVVATAEIALAIPIVLLLVRQTRSMDIERYTDLKG
- a CDS encoding NADH-quinone oxidoreductase subunit J, yielding MLYLFGIIAFVAAGSMLFLRQPMRVALALITTMVMLGGIYGLLGVHFIAAFQVLIYVGAVMVFMVYVIMLLELREAGADRRFSRWRIPGLTMFVLLAAALGVGTWRGAAPAVAAGAAGAFSMTGFSSAFLTRYWLEFELTSVFLVAAIVAALAVIRTSRRANG